The following proteins are co-located in the Campylobacter concisus genome:
- a CDS encoding YbaB/EbfC family nucleoid-associated protein — protein MFEGFDFSKMGQMLEDVQKQAKQMEEESKNKEFGAKSGGGLVSVRANGSGEILDISIDDSLLEDKESMQILLISAVNDVLKSVEADKKNTASRMLGGLASMGIK, from the coding sequence ATGTTTGAGGGATTTGACTTTTCAAAGATGGGGCAGATGCTCGAGGATGTGCAAAAGCAGGCCAAGCAAATGGAAGAAGAGAGCAAAAATAAAGAATTTGGTGCAAAAAGCGGTGGCGGACTAGTAAGCGTGAGAGCAAACGGCAGCGGTGAGATACTTGATATCAGCATAGATGATAGCTTGCTTGAAGATAAAGAGAGCATGCAAATTTTGCTAATAAGCGCCGTAAATGACGTGTTAAAATCAGTTGAAGCTGATAAGAAAAACACCGCTTCAAGGATGCTTGGCGGCCTTGCTTCGATGGGGATAAAATGA
- a CDS encoding UDP-N-acetylmuramoyl-L-alanyl-D-glutamate--2,6-diaminopimelate ligase, whose translation MKISVENSFITDDSNECENGSFFVQTAANAKFAEAAVKNGAKIISLEECKKLLKIDESLKIVGITGTNGKTTTAAAIYEILRNLGKKCGLSGTRGAFIEGKQIDDKALTTSAILKTLSYLKAASEQGCEYFVMEVSSHAIAQKRIESLKFTLKIFTNLTQDHLDYHKSMEEYARVKSSFFDDDGMKLINADDNGIKFNPKNAYTYSLKKPASFAPVVYGLKDGIDAVIKTPNGDVEIDSSLQGEFNLYNLIAALGAVCLLERPDATALSKAISKFKGVSGRMEVVSTDPLVIVDFAHTPDGIEKVLNSLRHLNLIAVFGAGGDRDRTKRPKMGAIAQKYARICIVTSDNPRSEEPESIIDEICAGMSQNENLIRNANRKEAIALAISKLEPGWALVILGKGDEPYQEIKGVKHPFSDKEVVKELLKR comes from the coding sequence ATGAAAATATCAGTAGAAAATAGCTTCATAACAGATGACTCAAACGAGTGCGAAAATGGCTCATTTTTCGTGCAAACTGCTGCAAACGCAAAATTTGCAGAGGCAGCGGTAAAAAATGGCGCTAAGATAATCAGCCTTGAAGAGTGTAAAAAGCTTTTAAAAATCGATGAAAGCTTAAAGATAGTTGGCATCACAGGCACAAATGGCAAGACCACAACGGCTGCTGCTATTTATGAAATTTTGCGAAATTTAGGCAAAAAATGCGGCCTAAGTGGCACAAGAGGGGCATTTATAGAGGGTAAGCAGATAGATGACAAGGCGCTTACGACAAGTGCCATTTTAAAGACGCTTTCTTACCTCAAAGCAGCTAGTGAGCAGGGCTGTGAGTACTTCGTGATGGAGGTTAGCTCACACGCGATAGCTCAAAAGCGTATAGAGAGCTTGAAATTTACTCTAAAAATTTTTACAAATTTGACTCAAGACCACCTCGACTACCACAAGAGCATGGAGGAGTACGCTAGGGTAAAGTCTAGCTTTTTTGATGATGATGGCATGAAGCTTATAAATGCTGATGATAATGGCATTAAATTTAATCCAAAAAACGCTTATACGTATTCGCTCAAAAAGCCAGCCAGCTTTGCGCCGGTAGTTTATGGACTAAAGGACGGCATAGACGCGGTTATCAAGACGCCAAATGGCGATGTGGAGATAGACTCAAGCTTGCAAGGCGAGTTTAATCTTTACAACCTAATTGCAGCCCTTGGCGCTGTTTGCTTGCTAGAGCGTCCAGACGCGACCGCGCTTTCAAAGGCGATAAGCAAATTTAAAGGGGTTAGTGGCAGAATGGAAGTGGTTAGCACCGATCCGCTAGTCATCGTGGATTTTGCTCATACGCCAGATGGTATCGAAAAGGTGCTAAACTCGCTTAGACATCTAAATTTGATCGCAGTCTTTGGTGCAGGCGGCGATAGAGATAGGACAAAGCGCCCAAAAATGGGAGCGATAGCCCAAAAATACGCAAGAATTTGCATCGTCACAAGTGACAATCCAAGAAGCGAAGAGCCAGAGAGCATAATCGATGAAATTTGCGCTGGTATGAGTCAAAATGAAAATTTGATACGAAACGCCAACCGCAAAGAGGCGATCGCGCTAGCCATTAGCAAGCTAGAACCCGGCTGGGCGCTTGTCATACTTGGCAAAGGCGACGAGCCATATCAAGAGATAAAGGGCGTCAAGCACCCATTTAGCGACAAAGAAGTAGTAAAAGAGCTTTTAAAGAGGTAA
- a CDS encoding undecaprenyl-diphosphate phosphatase yields the protein MEISHVIVLALVQGISEFLPISSSAHLILVPKLLGWPDQGLAFDVAVHVGTLSAILFYFKDTIFKLLRDFFASIAQRKMVGDSLLVWCVGFATIPVGIFGLLFNNIIEEYARSGVVIAITTIVFGIALYFADLRSSNKSEYEMTIKFALIIGLAQAVALIPGVSRSGVTMTAALFLGFSHKGSANFSFLMSIPVIILAGGLESIKLIKDPNALPWSDIALGVIISAVSAYVCVKLFMGIISRIRMLPFVIYRLILGTFLLYLFL from the coding sequence ATGGAAATTTCTCATGTTATCGTTTTGGCCTTGGTGCAAGGCATAAGCGAATTTTTGCCCATTTCAAGCTCGGCTCATCTTATCTTGGTGCCAAAGCTACTTGGCTGGCCAGATCAAGGTCTTGCTTTTGATGTGGCAGTGCACGTTGGTACGTTAAGTGCGATACTTTTTTATTTTAAAGATACGATTTTTAAGCTACTTCGTGACTTTTTTGCCTCGATCGCACAAAGAAAGATGGTAGGCGATAGCTTGCTTGTCTGGTGCGTGGGATTTGCCACTATCCCGGTTGGAATCTTTGGGCTTTTATTTAACAACATTATCGAAGAATACGCAAGAAGCGGCGTTGTGATCGCTATTACTACGATCGTCTTTGGCATAGCGCTTTACTTTGCAGATCTTCGCTCATCAAATAAAAGCGAATATGAAATGACCATAAAATTTGCGCTTATTATTGGCCTTGCTCAAGCTGTGGCGCTCATCCCTGGCGTCTCAAGATCAGGCGTGACGATGACAGCGGCCTTATTTTTGGGCTTTAGCCACAAGGGAAGTGCGAATTTCTCATTTTTGATGTCGATCCCAGTCATTATCCTAGCTGGTGGGCTTGAGAGTATCAAGCTTATAAAAGATCCAAATGCGCTTCCTTGGAGCGACATCGCCCTTGGTGTCATCATAAGTGCTGTTAGTGCCTATGTTTGCGTTAAGCTATTTATGGGGATCATCTCAAGGATTAGAATGCTTCCTTTTGTCATCTACCGCTTGATTTTAGGAACATTTTTACTTTATCTATTTTTGTGA
- a CDS encoding NifU family protein, whose translation MIPFSDEELLKPVSASLQKVLPMLENDGGGMELLGIKNGKIYVRLTGHCHGCAASTTTLKYGLERQLRMDIHPELEVVNIPIGEEFDIDRL comes from the coding sequence ATGATCCCATTTAGCGATGAAGAACTTTTAAAACCAGTCAGTGCGAGTTTGCAAAAGGTATTACCGATGCTTGAAAATGATGGTGGTGGCATGGAGCTACTTGGCATAAAAAACGGCAAAATTTATGTAAGGCTTACAGGGCATTGCCATGGATGTGCAGCTAGTACAACTACACTAAAGTATGGACTCGAAAGACAACTTCGTATGGATATTCACCCAGAGCTTGAGGTCGTAAATATCCCGATTGGCGAGGAATTTGACATTGATAGATTATAA
- a CDS encoding PDZ domain-containing protein, translating into MRLKYKFALAFLLSALCLNADPRPTQEDFNACFEKNKNSIVSVNKHFGVAITKNLIAVPKSEGAPLGEYVKFDPYLQLFLVRSSKELSPVVMADETNEERIKKSTWVGILNDANNTVMGHIKSLGQNLGDFDTLNFEYNATGEINTPCCKMIGIAVGVDKFIPNRYLKHFVSYDDVYYGDIGVKFLQKEDKFFVGLVDPLGRGKMMMVDDELVSVNGIKPKSLRELNEMVLFAPKGVKLDIIVKRDKQEMLFQVPVSGDVKFNQSLDVDAPSSLDIPNFNIMPKEPQTMLDDKILVDYGITVDKNLVVTKVEPKSNAEIFGIKTGDKILGFDKQSVSSREELLENLGELKNFTLLFTRDDFQFFVRVPK; encoded by the coding sequence ATGAGACTAAAATATAAATTTGCCCTTGCTTTTTTGCTATCAGCGCTTTGCCTAAACGCCGATCCTAGACCTACGCAAGAGGACTTTAATGCCTGCTTTGAAAAGAACAAAAACTCAATCGTCTCGGTAAATAAACACTTTGGTGTAGCTATCACTAAAAATTTAATCGCAGTACCAAAAAGTGAGGGAGCTCCACTTGGCGAATATGTCAAATTTGACCCATATTTACAGCTCTTTTTAGTCCGCTCTAGCAAGGAGCTAAGTCCTGTTGTTATGGCTGATGAGACCAACGAGGAGCGCATCAAAAAGAGCACTTGGGTTGGTATCTTAAATGACGCAAACAACACCGTCATGGGTCACATCAAGTCTTTAGGGCAAAATTTAGGCGATTTTGATACGCTAAACTTCGAGTATAACGCGACTGGCGAGATAAATACGCCTTGCTGCAAGATGATAGGCATAGCTGTTGGAGTTGATAAATTTATACCAAATCGCTATTTAAAACACTTTGTATCTTACGATGACGTCTATTACGGCGATATCGGTGTGAAGTTCTTGCAAAAAGAGGATAAATTTTTTGTAGGGCTTGTTGATCCTTTGGGACGTGGCAAGATGATGATGGTTGATGATGAACTAGTTAGTGTAAATGGCATCAAGCCAAAGAGCCTAAGAGAGCTAAATGAGATGGTGCTTTTTGCTCCAAAGGGCGTAAAGCTTGACATCATCGTGAAGCGCGATAAGCAAGAAATGCTCTTTCAGGTGCCAGTAAGTGGGGATGTGAAATTTAACCAAAGCCTCGATGTAGACGCCCCTTCAAGCCTTGACATACCAAATTTCAACATCATGCCAAAAGAGCCACAAACAATGCTTGATGATAAGATTTTGGTGGATTATGGTATCACGGTGGATAAAAATTTAGTCGTTACTAAGGTCGAGCCAAAGTCAAATGCAGAAATTTTTGGCATCAAGACCGGTGATAAAATTTTGGGTTTTGATAAACAAAGCGTGAGTAGCCGTGAAGAGCTTTTAGAGAATCTTGGTGAATTAAAAAATTTTACGCTTCTATTTACTAGAGATGACTTTCAGTTTTTTGTAAGAGTGCCAAAATGA
- a CDS encoding ATP-dependent protease, with the protein MRFLLCISLFLITAFAQQLGCFINESNQSIVFIKDGQIKNLDLKDTIYKNQECGNDGESFYIANLNNEIIKVANERDFLFAMPNVGCKISQITAIKNKIYVACDMANEVSIGIFDKNLNKLLTKNYKDVYKISSLLPIDDELFFTSFNGKAFLLDKELNLKEKKRVGFAPLSACKFKRNDILLGFRDGEILDFKSGIKKQVLKSKISALACMEDEIFIGDGDGVVYKFDKDLKLKGQKALFNNEIKRIFIDKGVLNGVNLDNEIKSLEINSF; encoded by the coding sequence ATGAGATTTCTGCTTTGTATAAGTTTGTTTTTGATAACAGCTTTTGCCCAGCAATTAGGCTGCTTTATTAATGAAAGCAACCAAAGCATCGTTTTTATAAAAGATGGACAGATTAAAAATTTGGATCTAAAAGATACGATTTATAAAAATCAAGAGTGTGGAAATGATGGAGAATCTTTTTATATCGCAAATTTAAACAATGAGATTATTAAGGTAGCAAATGAGAGAGATTTTTTATTTGCCATGCCAAATGTCGGCTGTAAAATTTCACAAATTACGGCAATTAAAAATAAAATTTACGTAGCTTGCGATATGGCAAATGAAGTCAGCATAGGCATTTTTGATAAAAATCTAAATAAGCTTTTAACTAAAAATTATAAAGATGTTTATAAAATTTCAAGCCTTTTGCCAATTGATGACGAGCTATTTTTTACAAGCTTTAATGGCAAAGCATTTTTGCTTGATAAAGAGCTTAATTTAAAAGAGAAAAAGCGTGTTGGCTTTGCTCCACTTAGTGCCTGTAAATTTAAAAGGAATGATATTTTGCTTGGCTTTAGAGATGGAGAAATTTTAGATTTTAAAAGTGGAATTAAAAAGCAAGTTTTAAAATCTAAAATTTCAGCTCTTGCGTGTATGGAGGATGAAATTTTCATAGGTGATGGGGATGGAGTAGTCTATAAATTTGACAAAGATCTTAAACTAAAAGGACAAAAGGCTCTTTTTAATAATGAGATAAAAAGAATTTTTATAGATAAAGGCGTCCTAAATGGCGTAAATTTAGACAATGAGATAAAGAGTTTAGAGATAAATTCATTTTAA
- the tkt gene encoding transketolase: MLKKQADTIRFLCADMVQNANSGHPGAPMGLADIMVVLSNFLKHNPKNPKWLNRDRLVFSGGHASSLVYSFLHLSGYDLSLDELKNFRQLGSNTPGHPEIHTPGVEVATGPLGQGVANAVGLAMAEKYAANVLNEPDNKIIDHKIYCLCGDGDLEEGISYEACSVAGNLRLDNLVLIYDSNNITIEGDTAIAFSEDVKARFEAQGWEVARIDGHDYDQIEFALEQANEKESPYLIIANTRIARGAMELEGSHHSHGAPLGEEIIKKAKAAAGFDPEKKFAIDEDVLLRFRGAVEKGDLEEAMWNKKVEALSIEGKNLLNSLLNPDFSKIEFPDFSDKKLATRDTNHVILNEIAKKLPGFIGGSADLAPSNKTELKGMGDFPNGKNIHYGIREHAMAAINNGIARYGLFLPFSATFFIFSDYLKPSARIAALMGIKHFFVFTHDSIGVGEDGPTHQPIEQLSTFRAMPNFYTFRPADGNENAASWQAALNLNAPSAFVLSRQGLEPLAKGEFGEVSNGAYLLSSAKDAKITFMASGSEVSLCVKAAALLAEQGIGANVVSAPCFDLLCEQPDEYVARILDKNTTIIAVEAATGLEWYKFADAVYGMSGFGASGKANELFDHFGFTPQKLANFASEII; encoded by the coding sequence ATGCTAAAAAAACAAGCCGATACTATAAGATTTTTGTGCGCTGATATGGTGCAAAACGCTAACAGCGGACACCCAGGTGCACCTATGGGTCTAGCTGATATTATGGTGGTTTTAAGCAACTTTTTAAAACACAATCCAAAAAATCCAAAATGGCTAAATAGAGACAGGCTCGTTTTTAGCGGTGGTCACGCATCAAGTTTGGTTTATAGCTTTTTACATCTAAGCGGCTACGATCTAAGTCTTGACGAGCTTAAAAATTTTCGCCAACTTGGCTCAAACACTCCAGGACACCCAGAAATTCACACTCCAGGCGTTGAGGTTGCTACTGGCCCGCTTGGTCAAGGTGTAGCAAACGCAGTTGGCCTAGCCATGGCAGAAAAATACGCTGCAAACGTGCTAAACGAGCCAGATAATAAAATAATCGATCATAAAATTTATTGCCTTTGCGGTGATGGCGATCTTGAAGAGGGTATAAGCTACGAGGCATGTTCGGTAGCTGGAAATTTAAGACTAGATAATCTTGTGCTCATTTACGACTCAAATAACATTACGATCGAGGGTGACACGGCGATAGCTTTTAGTGAGGATGTCAAAGCGAGGTTTGAGGCGCAGGGCTGGGAGGTCGCACGCATCGATGGACACGACTACGATCAGATCGAATTTGCACTTGAGCAAGCAAACGAGAAAGAGTCGCCATATCTCATCATCGCAAACACACGCATAGCACGTGGTGCAATGGAGCTTGAGGGCTCACACCACAGCCACGGCGCCCCACTTGGCGAAGAGATCATCAAAAAGGCAAAGGCCGCAGCTGGCTTTGACCCTGAGAAGAAATTTGCCATTGATGAGGACGTGCTTTTAAGATTTAGAGGCGCAGTTGAAAAGGGCGATCTAGAAGAGGCGATGTGGAACAAAAAGGTTGAGGCGCTAAGCATTGAAGGCAAAAATTTACTAAACTCGCTTCTTAATCCAGACTTTAGTAAGATCGAATTCCCTGACTTTAGCGACAAAAAGCTAGCCACAAGAGATACAAACCACGTAATTTTAAATGAAATAGCTAAAAAACTACCTGGCTTTATCGGTGGTAGTGCTGACCTTGCTCCGTCAAATAAGACTGAGCTAAAGGGTATGGGCGACTTCCCAAATGGCAAAAATATCCACTACGGCATCAGAGAGCATGCCATGGCGGCTATTAACAACGGCATCGCTAGATACGGCCTTTTCTTGCCATTTTCAGCAACATTTTTTATTTTCAGCGACTATTTAAAGCCAAGTGCAAGGATAGCAGCGCTCATGGGCATCAAGCACTTTTTTGTCTTCACGCATGATAGTATCGGCGTTGGAGAAGATGGTCCGACACACCAACCTATCGAGCAGCTTAGCACATTTAGAGCGATGCCAAATTTCTACACTTTCCGCCCAGCTGACGGTAACGAAAACGCAGCTAGCTGGCAAGCGGCTCTAAATTTAAACGCTCCAAGTGCCTTTGTGCTTAGCCGCCAAGGGCTTGAGCCACTTGCGAAAGGCGAATTTGGTGAGGTTAGCAACGGCGCATATCTGCTAAGCTCAGCAAAAGATGCGAAGATCACATTTATGGCAAGCGGCAGCGAGGTTTCACTCTGTGTAAAAGCAGCCGCACTTCTAGCTGAGCAAGGTATCGGCGCAAACGTCGTGTCTGCTCCTTGTTTTGACCTACTTTGCGAGCAACCAGATGAGTACGTGGCTAGAATTTTAGATAAAAATACGACCATCATCGCAGTCGAAGCCGCAACTGGCCTTGAGTGGTATAAATTTGCCGACGCGGTTTATGGCATGAGCGGCTTTGGCGCCAGCGGAAAGGCTAACGAGCTATTTGATCACTTTGGCTTTACGCCACAAAAACTTGCAAATTTCGCTAGCGAAATCATATAA
- a CDS encoding histidine kinase — protein sequence MIDYKKIGIKYFKRSKFKEAIFYFSLAYEKTQDKNLLFLIQICSLGEKNAEEAKLLFDYFMDKLRAGEDDEGMDEILKILESRLASDEYFEEQDAISYEDFKKAVYKDGSFKKVFENIMFSTKVMISNKDDFLEFLGNLIKNDFIEMSINYLESAAVMFGGDERIDQLFKEIQKRQNDENISRK from the coding sequence TTGATAGATTATAAAAAAATAGGCATTAAATACTTCAAACGTTCTAAATTTAAAGAAGCGATCTTTTACTTCTCTCTAGCTTACGAAAAGACACAGGATAAAAATTTACTATTTTTGATACAAATTTGCTCCCTTGGCGAGAAAAATGCAGAGGAAGCAAAACTTTTATTTGACTATTTTATGGATAAACTAAGAGCTGGCGAAGATGATGAAGGAATGGATGAAATTTTAAAAATTTTAGAATCAAGATTGGCTAGCGATGAGTATTTTGAAGAGCAAGACGCGATCAGCTACGAGGACTTTAAAAAGGCTGTTTATAAGGATGGGAGCTTCAAAAAGGTCTTTGAAAATATCATGTTCTCAACCAAGGTAATGATCTCGAACAAAGATGATTTTTTAGAATTTTTGGGAAATTTGATAAAAAATGACTTCATCGAAATGAGTATAAACTATCTTGAGAGTGCGGCGGTGATGTTTGGTGGCGATGAGCGCATAGATCAGCTTTTTAAAGAGATACAAAAAAGACAAAACGATGAAAATATCAGTAGAAAATAG
- the panD gene encoding aspartate 1-decarboxylase: MNIEILASKIHRAVVTDANLNYVGSISIGEELIKAANLIENQKVEILDVNNGERFATYVIKGKKGEICLNGAAARKVCVGDVVIIVAYASMKFKKAKKFKPTIVHVNNKNEIIKE; encoded by the coding sequence ATGAATATAGAAATTTTAGCTAGTAAGATCCACAGAGCCGTCGTAACAGACGCAAATTTAAACTATGTTGGCTCGATCAGCATCGGCGAGGAGCTTATAAAGGCTGCAAATTTGATAGAAAATCAAAAGGTTGAAATTTTAGACGTAAATAATGGCGAGAGATTTGCCACATATGTGATAAAGGGCAAAAAAGGCGAAATTTGCCTAAACGGCGCAGCTGCTAGAAAAGTCTGCGTAGGAGACGTGGTCATCATCGTGGCATACGCTAGTATGAAATTTAAAAAGGCTAAGAAATTTAAGCCAACCATCGTGCATGTAAATAACAAAAACGAGATCATAAAGGAGTAG
- the moaC gene encoding cyclic pyranopterin monophosphate synthase MoaC codes for MMLTHLDEKDRPKMVDVSPKDPTKRVATASGIIKMSKEAFRAIKENTGKKGPVIQTAVVAAIMGAKKTSELIPMCHPLAILGVDCDIKELSEICAFKLYVSVKIEGKTGVEMEALTGVSVGLLTIYDMVKAIDKSMEISNIVLESKTGGKSGEYMRSK; via the coding sequence ATAATGCTAACGCATTTAGATGAAAAAGATCGTCCAAAAATGGTCGATGTGAGCCCAAAAGATCCTACAAAAAGAGTAGCAACTGCTAGCGGGATCATCAAAATGAGCAAAGAGGCCTTTAGAGCGATCAAAGAAAATACTGGCAAAAAAGGCCCAGTTATCCAAACAGCTGTCGTTGCTGCGATAATGGGCGCAAAAAAGACAAGTGAGCTAATCCCGATGTGCCATCCACTAGCTATTCTAGGTGTGGATTGTGATATCAAAGAGCTATCTGAAATTTGTGCTTTTAAGCTTTATGTGAGCGTAAAAATAGAGGGCAAAACAGGCGTTGAGATGGAAGCATTAACTGGCGTTAGCGTGGGGCTTTTAACGATTTATGATATGGTAAAAGCTATAGATAAAAGCATGGAAATAAGTAATATTGTATTAGAGAGTAAAACAGGAGGAAAAAGTGGCGAGTATATGCGATCTAAATAA
- a CDS encoding DUF493 domain-containing protein, with protein sequence MASICDLNNKKAKIDYPTHWEYKIIFDADVNVEEKVKEIVKDREFKLVFSKFSKDKKYASYDLAVLVLSEEERLEIFSALKHEAKYVL encoded by the coding sequence GTGGCGAGTATATGCGATCTAAATAACAAAAAAGCAAAAATTGATTACCCAACACATTGGGAATATAAAATAATATTTGATGCAGATGTCAATGTAGAAGAAAAGGTAAAAGAGATAGTAAAAGATAGAGAATTTAAACTGGTCTTTTCAAAATTTAGCAAAGATAAAAAATACGCTAGCTATGACCTAGCCGTGCTAGTTTTGAGCGAAGAAGAGAGGCTAGAGATATTTTCAGCACTAAAACACGAAGCAAAATACGTTTTATAA
- a CDS encoding polyprenyl synthetase family protein translates to MSLLEDFVKFLNANLPKAPSFHPYYEEALGVMLKAGGKHFRALLLLGVVESVDKSLTQKAMRVALGLEMMHTYSLIHDDLPSMDNASLRRGTPTLHVTYDETTAILVGDALNTHAFYEISRANLSAEARIKCVEILSENAGVSGMVLGQALDCFFENTDKEDIKRAKAKFGLSGKMLSLDELVFLHIYKTAKLIAASLKMGSVIVNLDEIECEKIYDIGLKLGLAFQIQDDIIDLTSNEAAAGKPVHNDLAKNSFTNLLGLEGAKKKKDELICEIEEALNQIDANIAKMILGLTDKHLR, encoded by the coding sequence ATGAGCCTACTTGAGGACTTTGTAAAATTTCTAAACGCAAATTTGCCAAAGGCTCCTAGCTTTCACCCTTATTATGAGGAGGCACTTGGCGTTATGCTAAAGGCTGGAGGCAAGCACTTTAGGGCACTTTTGCTTCTTGGCGTGGTGGAAAGCGTGGATAAAAGCCTCACGCAAAAGGCGATGAGAGTGGCTTTGGGACTTGAGATGATGCACACATACTCGCTCATTCATGATGACTTGCCATCTATGGATAACGCAAGCCTTAGACGTGGCACACCAACACTTCACGTAACCTACGACGAGACAACTGCGATACTTGTAGGAGATGCGTTAAATACGCATGCTTTTTATGAAATTTCACGTGCCAATTTGAGTGCTGAGGCGCGTATAAAATGCGTGGAAATTTTAAGCGAGAATGCTGGCGTTAGCGGCATGGTGCTAGGTCAGGCGCTGGATTGTTTTTTTGAAAATACAGACAAAGAGGATATCAAAAGGGCAAAGGCTAAATTTGGCCTCTCTGGCAAGATGCTAAGCCTTGATGAACTAGTCTTTTTACATATCTACAAAACCGCAAAGCTCATCGCTGCAAGCCTAAAAATGGGCTCTGTGATAGTAAATTTAGACGAAATAGAGTGCGAGAAAATTTATGATATCGGCCTAAAACTTGGGCTTGCTTTTCAGATACAAGACGATATCATCGATCTTACAAGCAACGAAGCAGCCGCTGGAAAGCCCGTGCATAACGATCTAGCTAAAAACTCATTTACAAATTTGCTTGGCCTTGAAGGCGCTAAAAAGAAAAAAGATGAGCTAATTTGTGAGATAGAAGAGGCACTAAATCAGATAGATGCAAATATCGCAAAGATGATATTAGGGCTTACAGATAAACACCTCAGATAA